In Falco naumanni isolate bFalNau1 chromosome 5, bFalNau1.pat, whole genome shotgun sequence, the following are encoded in one genomic region:
- the CSDC2 gene encoding cold shock domain-containing protein C2, with the protein MSSDPSAPPAVPPLHSPKSPVWPTFPFQREGSRIWERGNLLLRDLPSPLPTKRTRTYSATARASAGPIFKGVCKQFSRSQGHGFITPENGTEDIFVHVSDIEGEYVPVEGDEVTYKVCPIPPKNQKFQAVEVVLTNLAPHTKHETWSGQIIGS; encoded by the exons ATGTCATCAGACCCCAGCGCCCCACCAGCAGTGCCGCCCCTGCACTCCCCCAAGTCACCGGTGTGGCCCACCTTCCCCTTCCAGCGGGAGGGCAGCCGCATCTGGGAGCGGGGCAACCTCCTGCTGCGGGACCTGCCCAGCCCTCTCCCCACCAAGAGGACCAGGACCTACTCGGC AACAGCACGTGCCTCTGCCGGCCCCATCTTCAAGGGTGTCTGCAAGCAGTTCTCTCGCTCCCAGGGCCATGGGTTCATCACCCCTGAGAACGGCACAGAGGACATTTTTGTGCACGTATCTGA catcGAGGGAGAGTACGTCCCAGTGGAGGGGGACGAGGTGACATACAAGGtctgccccatccctcccaAGAACCAGAAGTTCCAGGCAGTGGAGGTGGTCCTCACCAACCTGGCACCCCACACGAAGCACGAGACATGGTCTGGCCAGATCATCGGCTCCTAG
- the PMM1 gene encoding phosphomannomutase 1 encodes MAAARGRVLCLFDVDGTLTPARQKIDPEVDAFLRELRERVHIGVVGGSDYAKIAEQLGDGDEVIDKFDYVFAENGTVQYKNGQLVSKQAIQDHLGEELLQDLINFCLNYMALLKLPKKRGTFIEFRNGMLNISPIGRSCTPEERIEFSELDKKERIREKFVAALQREFAGKGLRFSRGGMISFDVFPEGWDKRYCLNVLDDERFDTIHFFGNETTPGGNDYEIYDDPRTVGHSVQSPQDTVQRCREIFFPERANER; translated from the exons atggcggcggcgcggggccgggtGCTGTGCCTCTTCGACGTGGACGGGACCCTGACGCCGGCTCGGCAG AAAATCGATCCGGAGGTGGACGCGTTCCTGCGGGAGCTGCGGGAGAGGGTGCACATCGGCGTGGTGGGCGGCTCCGACTACGCCAAGATAGCCGAGCAGCTGGGGGACGGGGACGAAG TCATCGATAAGTTTGACTATGTCTTCGCAGAGAACGGCACAGTGCAATACAAGAACGGGCAGCTGGTCTCCAAGCAG gcCATTCAGGACCACCTGGGGGAAGAGCTCCTGCAGGATCTGATCAACTTCTGTCTCAACTACATGGCGCTGCTGAAGCTGCCCAAGAAACG AGGAACCTTCATTGAGTTTCGCAATGGGATGCTGAACATCTCCCCCATCGGACGGAGCTGCACCCCAGAGGAGCGAATAGAGTTCTCTGAGCTGGACAAG AAAGAACGGATCCGGGAGAAGTTTGTGGCAGCCTTGCAGAGGGAGTTTGCTGGCAAAGGCCTGCGTTTCTCTCGAG GTGGCATGATCAGCTTTGACGTCTTCCCAGAGGGCTGGGACAAGCGCTACTGCCTCAACGTGCTCGACGATGAGAGATTCGACACCATCCACTTCTTTGGGAATGAGACAACTCCC GGAGGAAACGATTATGAAATCTATGACGATCCCCGCACGGTGGGACACAGTGTCCAGTCTCCCCAGGACACAGTCCAGCGATGTCGTGAAATCTTCTTTCCAGAGAGAGCAAATGAGCGCTGA